The Xylanibacillus composti DNA window GCAATGCGGCCGGCAGCGCAAGCAGTGTAGCGCCAAGCACAACCAGCAACCCCAGCCAGACCGAATTCAGGAGCACCTCCCGCAAACCCGCATGGCGGATGACTTCCAGCGGGGCCAGCCAATCCCACTGGCCGTGCGGACGCACGCTCTCCATCAGGATGAAAAGCAAGGGCAGGACGATCAGGACCGACAGCAACGCCAGCGCCAGAATCCTGCCCCACGCAGCGGGTATAAATTTCGAGAGCATTATTTGAACAGATCCAGGAATTCCGTTGTAATCGCTGGTCCTTGCTCTGTCATCCAGTTCCAGTCATAATCCAGCAGCTTGATTTCATCCACCTGGGTGCGATCCTGATGGGCAGGCACGTCCGAGCGCCCGGGCAGCAAGTAGGCGTTTGCCACCATTTCCTGTGCCTCATCGGACAACAGGTAATCGATGAACTTCTGTGCGTTCTCCACGTTTTGCGCATCCTTCAAGATCATTGAGGGACGCGGGTTGATGACAGTGCCGCTTATTGGATAGGCAATCTCAATCGGCTCCCCCTTGGCAATCTCGCTGTATGCCATATAGTCCACGCCAGCCATGACCGCGCTCTTCGCACCTGTAATCACCGGATCAAGCGCCTCCTTATTGGCTCCTGCCAGCGCCACGCCATTATTCTTCAGCGCTTGGAACAGTTCCCAGCCTTCGTCCCCTCTTTCATTCAAATACCCGGAGATGAAGTCCAACGCCGAACCGGACAGCGAAGGATCTGGAATGTTGACAGCCCCCTGCCAGTCGGCACCTGCGAAGTCAGCCCAATCAGAAGGCGGATTGTCGACCAGCTTGGTATTATATGTCATGCCTAGTGCCGAAGCGCTGTAACCGAACAGGTGCTTGTCCGCATCGATCCAGGTCGGATACAGATTGTCGCTGTTCGCCGCTCCTGCATAGCTTTGCGTCAGGCCCTGCTCCTTCATTGCAATGCCCGACGGCCAGGATGCGAGTATGACCACATCCGCCACCGGATTATTCTTCTCTGCTTCCAGTCTCGCCAGGATCTTGCCCGTCGTGCCGTCGAACTGCTCAATGGTGATGCCGGTTTTCGCTTCGAATCCTTCCTTGATCGCTTCCGCCACGCCTCCAGGACCTGCCGTATAAACGACGAGCTTGCTGCCGCTTGCCGCCATTTCTTGCGCCCCTTCTTGATCTTGCGCTGCTGTCTGCGGCTGATTGCCGGCATTGTCTGTTCCTGTGGCGATGCCGCCTCCGCTCTGGTTCCCGCCGCAAGCGGTCAGTGCCAGAATCAACACAATGGCCGCCACTAGCAGCTTGCTTGCTCCTTGCTTCCTGTTCAAAATTTCCATGACATCACTTCCTCCTTGGGATGGGAATAGGGATTGGTTCCGACAACATGCACATGTCGGGATGATGCGAACAACCGCAGCCGCTCGCCTTCTCGAAGCCGATCTTGGTGGTAAGCCGTCCATTGGCTGCCATCCTCCAGCTCCACTGTAATTTCGTAACGCTCTCCCTGATAGCTGACATTTCGAACCATGACATTCCAGCTTACATCCCCCGATGAAGTCGGCTCCCACCGCAGATGCTCGGGCCGAATCATCACCTCATCCGGTTCAATCCAGTTGGACTTGCCGATGAATCGGGCGGCGAAAGGATGCGCTGGTCGGTGGTAGATCTCTTCCGGCGTGCCGTCCTGCAGCACCTTGCCAGCTTGCATGACAATAATGTGATCGGACATGGACATAGCCTCAAGCTGATCATGGGTCACATAGATGGCGGTCAGGCCGCGTTCTTTCACCAGCTGCTGCAGCTCCGCCCGCATTTCTTCCCGCAGCAGCGCGTCAAGCGCACTTAGCGGTTCATCGAATAAAATCAGCCTGGGCTCTACGGCAATCGCCCTCGCGAAGGCTACCCGCTGCTGCTGTCCGCCAGACAATTGGCCCGGGTAACGCTGCTCAAGCCCCTGCAGACGAACAGCGGCAATCGCGCTCATGACCTTTTCCCGCAAGCGATTCGTCGCCTTGGCAGCTCTCAGGCCGAATGCAACATTCTCAAAGACGGTCAAGTGCGGCCACAGGGCAAAATCCTGGAACACCATGCCGAGCTTGCGCTTGTGAACCGGCTTATTCACTCCTGATTCCGCGTCAAACATACACGCTTCATCCAAATACAGCTGTCCCGAATCGGGGGGTGTGAGGCCTGCGATCATGCGCAGCAGGGTCGTCTTGCCACAGCCTGACGGACCGAGCAAGGTCGTGAATTGGCCGGAACGGACTTGCAGGTCTGTTGGATGGACCGCCGTTGTCCCTTCGTACGACTTGGATAACTGGTTCAAGATCAACTCCATGCCAAAATCCTTTCTTCTTCGAAGATGATCCTAGTGTACGGGACTAGCTTTATCGCGGTGTTAAGCTTGCGTCATCCCTTTGTTAAATATTTTGTTAATCTATATTCATTTCCATAGAACTTTTCTATACTAGTGAGAGAATAAGGGTAGAAACTACGGGGAGGGCGTCACATGAACCTGAACAAGCTGGAGATTGTTATCATGCTAGCCAAGCACAGGAAGGTATCTGCGGCAGCGGAGGCGTTGGGAATGAAGCAACCGACCGTGTCTTTTCATATGAAAAGTCTGGAGGAGCATTACGGCGTTCGTTTATTCGAATCCAGAGGGGGCATGATGGTGCTCACTGAGGCAGGCAAGGCACTGCTGCATTATGCAACAGGCATTCAGGCGCTTAACAGGGAAGCCGATCGTGTCTTGCAGGAGTATAGGGAGATGGATAGAGGGACATTGACAATCGGAGCGAGTTATGTTCCCGGTACCTATCTGCTTCCCGGGATGATTAGCAGCTTTAGCCACGTTTACCCGGGGGTTACGGTAAAAATGCACATCAAGCCGGCACCGGTGATCCGTCAGCAATTGCACGATCATCAGATTGACATTGGATTTTTGTCTTCGCTGCCCTTTGAGGACAGTGAGCTGCATACGATATATTTGGGCGCCGACGATCTCGTCCTTGTGTATTCCGCCGCACACCCTTTCGCCCAGCTGAAGCATATCGATGTATCAGCGATCGCCTACCAGCCCTTTATTTACCACGAAGCTCACTCCACTACCCGTCAGATGACCATGCAGTGGGCAGCTGCGCATCAGCTTAATCTTCGCCCCAGCATGGAATTGGATTCATTGGAGGCGATCAAACGAGCCTTGCTGCTGGGAGACAGCATTTCCTTCATCTCGCAGCAGGCGGTCAAGGAAGAGGTCGACAGAGGCATACTTGCCTGTTCTCCTCTGCCGCCTCCCACACAGGACCGGGCCATCTATGCCTGTTACCGCAAGGACCGTTGGTTGTCCAAAGGAGTTCAGGCATTCTTGGACACCGCACGGCAAAGTGGAGGCCATCAGGCGACATGACAAAGGCAATGCTGGATCGCGCCTCCCCCTTTATGCCTTCCCCCGCCTCTCAGCGCGAACCCCTGCATTGAATAAGGGCCACGCGGAAACGGCCACGAGAAAAATGAGGAGATATGCGAGCGGAACGTTCCCGAGTCCAATAACAAAACCGGTAGACAGCGGCCCAATCGTCCCAAATAAATGACGAGAGAAAAATAACATCGAAAGCGCAGTCCCTCTTAAATCAACGAACCAATTGACCAATATGGCAGTGACAACCGAGAATATAATGCCGAGCGAAATGCCGACAAGATAAAGGTTGGGGACGAGCGCAGCAACGACATGCACGCCCGAAAAGCTGTAAACAAGTCCCACGAACGTGCCGGAAAACACAGTAAGGGCAATCAAGCCAAGCTTAACAATTTTCTCCCTGCTCCATACCTGCAACAGCTTGCGGCTAATAGTCGAACCCGTTGCAACGCCAAGCGGAATAGTCATAAATACATAGCCCGTCCAGCTCGCTTCAATATGCAAATGATCAGCGAACAAAAAACCCAAGCTCGTATGGAAGCTCTGGATGACGAACGAAGTGCCGGCAGCGGATAAACAAAGGTAAACCAGATTCGGCCTATGCAAAAGGCGAATAGCCCCCTTGAATGAAAAGGTGCTGACCATCCGTCCTTCCGGCAAAGCGCTGGCGAGTACAAGGATCACAAGGAAGATGCACCCGGTCAAGATGAGAAACGAATAGCGCCAGCTGCCGACAAGCTCAACCGTTGCGCCTACAGCGGGCCCCACTGCTGCGCCAATACTATGAAACATCTGAAAAACTGAGATCGACTTGTCTCTCTCCACGCCGCTGAACATTTCGGTAATAATTGCATTCCCGCACACTCCGACCGAGGCTGCGCCGAGAGCTTGCACGATGCGAAATGCGATAATCGCCTCGATGCTCATCGAGAAGAATATCCCGAGACTGGAGAGGGTAAAGACGGAAAGGCCGACCAAAAGAATAGTTTTCGGCTTCCATCTATCCACCATCGGACCGTAGAAAAGCTGTGCTACCGCCAACGCGAAGGAATACAGGGCAATCGCCATGGATACTTCGAAGGTCGTAGCAGACAGCTCCTCCCTGATCGCTGCAACACTCGGCAAAAAAACAAGCTGGGACAAGGTCGCGATCATTCCTGCAGAGCATAATACGTATAGGACAGCTTGTTCTTTTCTCATCTGTTCTTCATCCGCTCTAGGCTTGTTTCTCTGCTGCGGCCTCTCTCCAGCGCATTTCGAATAGAAGTTCATCCAGCGCTTGCTGCAATCTTTGATGCAATTCATCGTCCATCTCAAAACCGTCATCCACGCGCGCGATCATTTTGTCCACGCCATATACTCCGGCAAGGATATGCCTGCCGGAGAGTGCGGAAATGACTGGTTTCAACGCATAATCCATTGCCAGCAAATGCGCCATCGACCCTCCGACAAAGAGGGGCAGTACGATTTTATTGTGCAGGCCTTTTTGCGGAAGCATATCGAGAAACAGCTTCAACACACCTGTATATGACGCCTGGTAAACTTGACTGGCTATCAGTACCGCTTGCGCTTCCTTCACCCAGTTCACCTTCTCCTGAATCGCCTCGCTCTGAAAATCCGCGCGAACCAAGTCCTTTGCGGGCAGCTCGGCAATGTGCACAGTCTTTACCTCAATTCCTGAGTATGCAAGCTTCTCGCAACTTGCTTGAATAAAAGCGTTCAATCTTGAATTAGCTGTCGGACTGCCGGAAAGGATTACCACGGAAGACATAGTATCAGCTCCTTATGTTGTCTTGATCTCATTCTAGAAAACCCTTATCGATAGTTACATCATAAGGCATAATACCTAACAATTCATTAGTCAAACCGTACAGAACGCAACGGTTTTATTAGTTATTGCAGCTATAATTCGATCATGATACACTATTTGCGTTAGATATAATGACATTCGGAGATGATATCATGCAGCTGGCAGATTTGCTTCACAAACTCTCATTTCCGCCTTCCACCGTATTGGCAGGGAAATCCGGACTGCACCGCTCCATCCAATCCGTGAATATCATGGACACGCCGGATATGATCCGCTATCTCAAAAAGGACGAGCTGCTGCTTACGAACGCGTATGTGATGAAAGACGACCCCGAGCAGTTGATCATGCTTGTCAACGATATGCAAGAGAGAGGCTGCGCGGGACTCATGATCAGCTCAAGAAGATTCCTTCCCGAGCACCCTCAGCAATTGCTTACTGTGGCAGAACGGCTGAACTTCCCGATCATCGAACCCCCTCCAGGCCTTACACTAGGTGAAATATCCAACAAAGCGATCGGGTTTATACTGGAGCAAAAAACAGACGAAATGAAATATGCGCTCGATTGTCATCAGCATTTTTCGAGCATGGTCATCCAGGGACAGGGACTGCCCGAAATCATTAATGCTCTTGCCGCTGTTTTGGAACATTCCATTGCGCTGTTTGATCACCATTTTGATTCACTAGCACTCTCCAATAATATCGATTACGCTTCGTTCGCCCCCGTGCTGGCAAACGTGCAGCAAATACTCAGGGAACTCCCCCTCACTTCCCCTGCTACCCGGCTGTGCCTGTTGCACGACCGCGCAGATTGGCGAAGGACACTGACAGTGTATGCCATTCATTCGTATCAACCGAGCGGATTTCTCGTCGTTTTTGGCGAAACCGATGACGGAAGAAATCTCTCGCACTTGGCTATCGAGCAAGCCATAAACGTGATTCAATTTGAGATTTTGAAGAGACAGGCGGTAAAAGAAAGGTCGAGGCGCTACAAAAATGAGTTTTTTGCAGATGTCGTCGAAGGTTATATTGCTTCTGAACAAAACATTATGCACCGGGGGAGTCGTTACGGCCTCGTCAATGACAGCAAATACCAGACCATCGTCGCCAAGATTGACTCTTTCGGCACGTCCAATCCATATGCGCTCACAATCAGCGAACAAGAAACGAAGGAGAGGATAATCGATCAACTCTACGAATACGTGAAGCCTGCATTGCTGGATAAGGGGCAGGATTGCATCCGTTTTGTAAAAAACGACGCGGTCGTATTGCTGCTTCCGACTTCGAACAAAGGTCCATGGTTGGAGGAATTGCTCTCAGACGTATCGGAGCGCGCTTTTCACCAGCAGCAGCTCCCAATTTCCTTCGGGGTCGGAAAGCCCGTCGATCATTTGCTGGATCTGCCCCTGTCTTACAAGGAAGCCCTGGAGGCATTGGAATTCGGTTATCGGTGCGGAAAAGAACGCTTCGTCCAACTGAATAACAACCGGGAGCTCGTTGACCTGTTTCGATTCATGGATATCAATTATTTGAAAGCCTTCTACAAGCATACGGTACAGCCCTTTGCGCATTTGGAGGAAAAGGAACGGACAGACCTGCTGCTAACGCTGAAAGTGTATTACGATCAAAATTGCCGCATTGCGGAAACGGCTTCGCGGTTGTTTGTACACCGCAATACCGTGATCTACCGTTTGGACAAGTGCGCTCAAATTCTGGAGAGAGAGTTGACAGCCGCTGATGAAAGCCTCCGGTTCCGCATTGCCTTCCTGATCGAGCCTCTGCTGCAGCAACCATCATGAAAAGCCGGCATCTGCCGGCTTTTCGCTTCAATTCTATTCACCTCGAGGCGTGCCTCCCCCTCTTAGTCGTTCCAGGCAGTTCATTAACGTTCAGCAACGGCCGCCGCGAACTGATTAACCGGTCTTGACAATCCCAGGTTCTCGCGAAGCGTGCTTCCAGTATACTCGGTGCGGAACAATCCTCTCCGCTGCAGTTCCGGGATTACTTTTTGCGAGAATTCTTCCAGACCACCCGGGAAGTACGGCGGCATAATATTGAATCCGTCACAAGCTCTGGTGAGAAACCACTCTTCCAACTGATCCGCAACCTGTGCGGCAGTTCCCACGATAGTAAAGTCACCGCGCCCGGCAGCAGTGCGGTGAAGCAACTGCCGGATCGTCAGGTTTTCGCGCTTGGCCAAGTCCACGAATATCTTATACTTGGTCCGCTGCCCATTAATTTGCTCCGCATCCGGCAATTCCGGCATCGGTCCGTCCAACGGATACGAGAACATATCTACACCCGTCAAAGCGGATAGTCTGCGCAATCCGATTTCCGGATTAATCAGCGCATTGAGCTCCTGCTCCTTCTCTCTGGCTTCCGATTCGGTTTCACCCAGGATCACGGCAACACCCGGCAATATTTTCATCTGGTCGCCAGACCGCCCGTATTTCAACAGTCTTGCTTTGACATCCTTATAGAACTGTCTGGCTTCCTCGATGTTCGATTGCATCGTATAGATCACTTCCGCAAACCGGGCGCCAAATTCTCTCCCGCTCGGCGAAGAGCCAGCTTGCACCAGAACAGGGTACCCTTGAGGCGACCTCGGGATATTCAGCGGGCCTTTCACTTGGAAAGCTGGACCTACGTGATGAATCTCCCGAATTTTGCTGCTGTCCGCAAAGTCGCCAGACGATTTGTCGAAGGTCAGCGCCTCGTCCTCCCAGCTGTCCCACAGCGCCGTCGTCACTTCCAAGAACTCATTGGCGCGTTCATAGCGCTTGACATGTTCCAAGTGTGAATTCTTGTTGAAATTATATGCGGCATCTTCACTGCCGGTTGTTACGATATTCCAGCCGGCTCTGCCTTTGCTGATATAGTCCAATGATGCGAAATAGCGAGCCAGGTTATAAGGTTCTGTGTATGTGGTCGAGACCGTGCCGATCAAGCCGATATGCTTCGTGACTGACGCAATCGAGGAAAGAAAGGTAAGCGGCTCGAAGAAGTTCGAGAAGGATTTCCCTCCGGACAAACCGTCTGCAAGGAAGACAGAGTCGAATTTGGCCTCCTCTGCGATTTGGGCCAACCTTTGAAAATACTTGATATCCATCATTTGCTGCGGATCGGCATCCCGAAACCGCCATGCCGCTTCATGGTGCCCCATGCCGAACAAAAAGCAGTTCAAACTCATTTGCCTCTTCATTTCCGCCATATTCGCTCACCCTTTCATCTTAGTGTGTAATCCCCTATGAAGCCCGGGCTATTTCCGCTTGATTTCCTCCACATAGAACATCTGATCCACGCGCGGTTCGTAGTCCAGCGCATCATTAATCCCCATAATATCCTTGAATTGATAAACGTAGATATAAGGCAATTCTTCTGCTACGATACGTTGAATTTCCTGATATTGCTCGGCCCGCTCCTCAGCATTCATGTTGACTCGCGCCTTCTCAATCAGCTCATCCACTCTTGGATTGCTGTATCCGAAGCCCGCCGGATTATAATCGGAACGGAAGTGATCCACGGCCAATGAAGCGTCGAACAACAGGTTGTTCCAGCCAACAAGCAGAAGCTCCTTATTCTTCCCGGTATTGCGAACATCCACATATTGCGATCTCTCGTGCACTTCCAGATTCACCTTAATGCCGACTGCTTCCAGCATGCCCGCGATCAACTGCGCCATTTCGCTGTTCGAGTAAATACTCGTGCCCTGCATCGTACCGAATGAAATCTCCAAGTCATCGTTATATCCAGCCTCTTGCAGCAATTCGCGCGCACGTTCCGGGTCGTATCGATAGGTGTTGTGCAAGCTTTCCTCGAACCCTAACACTCCTGGAATAACGCGAGTACGGGAAGGGACGGCAAGACCGTTCGTAAATTTGTCAGCCAATGCCTGATTGTCAATCGCATAATCGATCGCTTCGCGCACTTTCGGATCCGATGTCGCAAATGCTTCATTCTGGTTCACCATGATCATCGACATAACGGTCGTTTCTGCCTCGATTGCCGATGTTCCATCATGGTTCTGTATGCGATCCCAATCGGTAACCGGAACGGACGAAGCGACATCAATGCCTCCGGTCAACAGCTCCCCAATTCGAGTAGAGGCCTCCGGAATCGTGCGGAAGACGACTGTATCCCATTCTGAAACATCGCCATTGAAATAACGATCATACTTCTCAAGAATGACGCGGTCATCTTTCCGCCATTCCACGAATCTGTACGGCCCGCTTCCGATCGGCTTCTTCAAGAATTCATCCCACCCTGCTTCTTCTATATAGGATTTCGGGAAGATGCCCGAGCCTTCTCGAGCAATGCGATACGGGAGCGCAGGATCCGGTTCGTGTGTAATAATGTCAAAGTTATAGTCGTCTATGACGCGGACTTCTTTGATCGACTTGTAATGCACGTGCTGCTGCAGCATATCGTCTGTAGCGACACGTTCCAACGAGAACTTGATATCCTCTGCCGTCATCGGATCGCCATTGTGGAAGGTTATGCCCTCCTTCAACCGGAACGACCAAGTAGTGTCATCCACATTCTCATAGGTTTCGACCAAATGGGGCTGCAAGCTTCCGGCATTGTCCCGTCTGAGCAAGTAGTCCAGTACGTTGACCATGATGCTTTCAGTCGATACCGATGTGGAATTATGGGTATCCGGCGTATCCATATCGAACGTGAGCGCAATATGCAGCTCACTGTCTGTGCCGCTTGATTGCGCACCTTCGCCCTCGTCCGCAGATCGATCACTCTGCGAGGGAACAGCAGAATTCTCGCTGCAAGCGGCGAGCAAGACCATCATCACAATCAACAAGAATAGGGGAACACGCCTTGCATTTCTCTTTAACATACAGCTTCTCTCCATTTCTCCCTTAGGATTTTGTATGCGAAATTAAGGAATTTTCCTTAACATCGTGCCGATGTATGGTAATTCGGGAGCTGCCTTCCCTGTCACAGGGTGGTGGCAGGCTACTTGATGCCCGGTAGAAGGCTCCTCCTCCAAGGACGGCTCCTTCGATTTGCAGAGATCGCTCGCGAAGCTGCAGCGTGTATGGAATTTGCATCCGGGCGGAGGATTTGTCGGACTCGGCAATTCCCCTTCCAGGATGATCCGCTGCCGCTTCCCGCGCATCGAGGGCGTGGAAATGGGAATCGAGGAAAGCAATGCCGCCGTATATGGGTGACGGGGCTCGGTAAATAACTGCCGCTTGGTTGCGATCTCCACGATTTTCCCCAGATACATCACTGCAATGCGGTCGCTGATATGCTTCAACGCAGGGAGTCCGTGTCCGATAAACATATAGGTCAGATGGAATTCCTTCTGAAGCTCGGAAAGCAAATTCAAAATTTGCGATTGAATCGATACGTCCAGCGCAGAAACCGCTTCGTCGCATACGATCAATTTCGGCTGCAGCGCCAGCGCCCGGGCAATTCCGATGCGCTGCCGCTGGCCTCCGCTGAACTCGTGCGGATACCGGTTCACAAACGACGGGCTCAGCCCGACAATGTCCATCAACTCGGCTACTCGACGATCCAGCCTCTCCCCCTCCGCGACCCGATGTGCGCGAAGCGGCTCGGCTATAATATCCTTGACGCGCATTCGCGGATTCAGCGAGGAGAACGGGTCCTGGAATACCATCTGAATGTCTTTGCGCTTCTCCCGCATTTGCTCCGGCGTCAATGTGCGCAAATCCACACCGTCAAACCAAATTTCCCCTTCCGTCGCCTCGAGCAAGCGCATGACGACGTTGCCAGTAGTGGACTTCCCGGATCCGGATTCACCTACAATGCCAAACGTTTCTCCTCGATACACCTTGAAATCCACACCATCTACAGCCCGCAGGTAGACCTTCTCCCGGGCAAACCACCCCTTTGTCACATCGAAGTACTTTTTGACACCTTTAACCTCCAACAGCGGCTTCTCGTCTCTGCTCAAATCCTTCAACCAAGCTCACCTCCCCATGCTCATGCAGCCAGCATCGCACATTCGCCCCCGCGTTGATCTGCGCCAACGGCGGTTCCTGCTTCACGCATTTCTCCATCGCATACGGACAGCGGGGATGGAACCGGCAGCCTATCGGCATATTCGAAGCAACAGGAACCGTTCCCGGGATGGATTCCAGCACTTCGTTCCATTCATCTATTTTCGGCGTACTGTTCATGAGACCCAGCGTGTACGGATGCGCCGGGGATTGAAACAACTGGAACACGTCCCCCTCCTCGACAACCTGACCGGCGTACATAACGACAACACGGTCCGCGATCTCCGCCACAACGCCAAGGTCATGCGTAATGATCATAATGGAAGTGTTTAGCTCTGATCTTAAATCCATCATCAGCTTCAAGATTTGCGCTTGTATGGTTACATCCAAAGCTGTAGTGGGCTCATCTGCAATCAGCAGCTTCGGATTGCATGACAGCGCTATCGCAATCATCACCCGCTGCCGCATACCGCCGCTTAATTCATGCGGATATGCACGGTACACTTCTTCCGGACGCGGGATTCCCACTTTTCTCAACATCTCGATGCTCTTCGCCTTCGCCGTCTTCTTGTCGACCGTTTGATGCAGGGTGATATTCTCGGCAATCTGGAAGCCTACGGACAGCAACGGATTTAATGAAGTCAAGGGCTCTTGAAAGATCATGGAAATGGCGTTTCCTTGAATGTGTTTCAATTGTTTTTTGGACAGCTTCGTTAAGTCCTTGTCCTCAAACAGGATTTCACCTCCTTCAATTTTGCCCGGCGCCTCCACAAGTCCCATAATCGAAAAGGAGGTCACGCTTTTTCCGCAGCCGGATTCGCCCACGATACCAAGCACCTCGCCCGGTTTGATCTTCAGAGAGACCCCATCCACCGAGCGTGTCGTTCCGCTTTCCGTATGGAAATAGGTTCTCAGGTCACGCACTTCCAGCAAAGCCTCTTGTTTCGCCATGCCTCATCCCTCCTGAAAATATGAGTACTTCTATAAACGTCAGGATCGCCGCCCTTGCGAGCGCGGATCGAACACATCCCGCAGCCAATCACCCAGAAAGATAATCCCCAGTACGGTAATCGTAATGGCCAAACCAGGAAAAGCTGCAATCCACCAGCTTGTTGCTATGTGATCCCTTCCTTCGTTCAGCATGTACCCCCAGGACACGGCAGGGGGTTGAATCCCGAGTCCGAGGTAACTGAGCGAAGCTTCCAAAATAATGTTGCTGCCTACCGCCAGTGTAGAGACGACAATACATAGCGAAGCGATATTCGGCAGAATATGGGTGAACATGATCGTTCGATCCCGGCTGCCGATCGACCGCGCCGCCCGCACATAATCCCGCTGTTTGATGCTTAATACTTCACCGCGTATCAGCCGGGTGAACATCGTCCATTCCGTTAGCCCGATCACGATGATCAGCGTGGAGACGCTTGAGCCGAACACGCCGATAATGACGAGCATCAACAGAATGCCCGGAATAGCCATCTTGGCATCCACCAATCGCATAATCGCCGTATCAAACCATTTGCCGCCATAAAATCCGCAGACAATTCCCAGCAAAATGCCAATGAACGCAGCTATAACAACCGACACACCGCTGACCAGCAAGGAAACTTGTGCTCCATAAATCAGACGGCTTAATACATCCCGACCGAGATTGTCCGTGCCCAAGATGTGCTGCATGGAACCTCCCTCCGCCCACGCCGGCGGTGTCAACGTATTGCGAATATCCATCACAGTCGGATCATGCGGCGCCAGATAAGGAGCAAATGCCGCCATTAGTATCACAGCAACCACAATGATGAAGCCAACCGTCCCCGTCTTGCTATTCAGCAAGAGCTTCGTCCATCTGGCGAACGGACTGATCTTCCTTCCAACCTCATATTGACTGCTTGAGGCGCCCGGCCTCTCCATTCGGATCTCTGCTGCCATCTCCCACTCCCTCCCTATTCGTATTTAATCCTTGGATCGATGAGGCGATAAGTGATATCCGCCAAAAAGTTCATGAGGATGATGGCCAATGCGCTTACGATGACAACCGCCTGCACGACCGACATATCCCGAACGTTAATCGAGCTGACTAACAACTGCCCCATTCCCGGCCAGGCAAAGATCGCCTCGGTAATAATGGCTCCGCCTACGACCCACTGCATTTGCATGGCCAGAATTGTAACGACAGGAATCAGGCAATTTCGAAATGCGTGTCTAAAAATAATAGTGAAGCTGGATACCCCTTTGCTCTTGGCTGTCCGGATATAGTCTTGACTCAGAACATCCAA harbors:
- a CDS encoding PucR family transcriptional regulator, translated to MQLADLLHKLSFPPSTVLAGKSGLHRSIQSVNIMDTPDMIRYLKKDELLLTNAYVMKDDPEQLIMLVNDMQERGCAGLMISSRRFLPEHPQQLLTVAERLNFPIIEPPPGLTLGEISNKAIGFILEQKTDEMKYALDCHQHFSSMVIQGQGLPEIINALAAVLEHSIALFDHHFDSLALSNNIDYASFAPVLANVQQILRELPLTSPATRLCLLHDRADWRRTLTVYAIHSYQPSGFLVVFGETDDGRNLSHLAIEQAINVIQFEILKRQAVKERSRRYKNEFFADVVEGYIASEQNIMHRGSRYGLVNDSKYQTIVAKIDSFGTSNPYALTISEQETKERIIDQLYEYVKPALLDKGQDCIRFVKNDAVVLLLPTSNKGPWLEELLSDVSERAFHQQQLPISFGVGKPVDHLLDLPLSYKEALEALEFGYRCGKERFVQLNNNRELVDLFRFMDINYLKAFYKHTVQPFAHLEEKERTDLLLTLKVYYDQNCRIAETASRLFVHRNTVIYRLDKCAQILERELTAADESLRFRIAFLIEPLLQQPS
- the ssuE gene encoding NADPH-dependent FMN reductase; its protein translation is MSSVVILSGSPTANSRLNAFIQASCEKLAYSGIEVKTVHIAELPAKDLVRADFQSEAIQEKVNWVKEAQAVLIASQVYQASYTGVLKLFLDMLPQKGLHNKIVLPLFVGGSMAHLLAMDYALKPVISALSGRHILAGVYGVDKMIARVDDGFEMDDELHQRLQQALDELLFEMRWREAAAEKQA
- a CDS encoding ABC transporter substrate-binding protein produces the protein MEILNRKQGASKLLVAAIVLILALTACGGNQSGGGIATGTDNAGNQPQTAAQDQEGAQEMAASGSKLVVYTAGPGGVAEAIKEGFEAKTGITIEQFDGTTGKILARLEAEKNNPVADVVILASWPSGIAMKEQGLTQSYAGAANSDNLYPTWIDADKHLFGYSASALGMTYNTKLVDNPPSDWADFAGADWQGAVNIPDPSLSGSALDFISGYLNERGDEGWELFQALKNNGVALAGANKEALDPVITGAKSAVMAGVDYMAYSEIAKGEPIEIAYPISGTVINPRPSMILKDAQNVENAQKFIDYLLSDEAQEMVANAYLLPGRSDVPAHQDRTQVDEIKLLDYDWNWMTEQGPAITTEFLDLFK
- a CDS encoding LysR family transcriptional regulator, whose protein sequence is MNLNKLEIVIMLAKHRKVSAAAEALGMKQPTVSFHMKSLEEHYGVRLFESRGGMMVLTEAGKALLHYATGIQALNREADRVLQEYREMDRGTLTIGASYVPGTYLLPGMISSFSHVYPGVTVKMHIKPAPVIRQQLHDHQIDIGFLSSLPFEDSELHTIYLGADDLVLVYSAAHPFAQLKHIDVSAIAYQPFIYHEAHSTTRQMTMQWAAAHQLNLRPSMELDSLEAIKRALLLGDSISFISQQAVKEEVDRGILACSPLPPPTQDRAIYACYRKDRWLSKGVQAFLDTARQSGGHQAT
- a CDS encoding ABC transporter ATP-binding protein, yielding MELILNQLSKSYEGTTAVHPTDLQVRSGQFTTLLGPSGCGKTTLLRMIAGLTPPDSGQLYLDEACMFDAESGVNKPVHKRKLGMVFQDFALWPHLTVFENVAFGLRAAKATNRLREKVMSAIAAVRLQGLEQRYPGQLSGGQQQRVAFARAIAVEPRLILFDEPLSALDALLREEMRAELQQLVKERGLTAIYVTHDQLEAMSMSDHIIVMQAGKVLQDGTPEEIYHRPAHPFAARFIGKSNWIEPDEVMIRPEHLRWEPTSSGDVSWNVMVRNVSYQGERYEITVELEDGSQWTAYHQDRLREGERLRLFASSRHVHVVGTNPYSHPKEEVMSWKF
- a CDS encoding MFS transporter, with amino-acid sequence MRKEQAVLYVLCSAGMIATLSQLVFLPSVAAIREELSATTFEVSMAIALYSFALAVAQLFYGPMVDRWKPKTILLVGLSVFTLSSLGIFFSMSIEAIIAFRIVQALGAASVGVCGNAIITEMFSGVERDKSISVFQMFHSIGAAVGPAVGATVELVGSWRYSFLILTGCIFLVILVLASALPEGRMVSTFSFKGAIRLLHRPNLVYLCLSAAGTSFVIQSFHTSLGFLFADHLHIEASWTGYVFMTIPLGVATGSTISRKLLQVWSREKIVKLGLIALTVFSGTFVGLVYSFSGVHVVAALVPNLYLVGISLGIIFSVVTAILVNWFVDLRGTALSMLFFSRHLFGTIGPLSTGFVIGLGNVPLAYLLIFLVAVSAWPLFNAGVRAERRGKA